In Rhizobium lusitanum, a genomic segment contains:
- a CDS encoding ABC transporter ATP-binding protein, translating into MSTVLQLKQVAKSYGGVPALASVDFALPGDAYISLLGPSGSGKTTLLRVIAGFEEPDSGSILFHGERLDGVEPHARGIGFVFQNFALFPHLSVTDNVAFGLRNRKIDPVTDVSVVNARVRDMLALVGLKGLEDRAVTQISGGQRQRVALARTLVTEPKMVLLDEPLGALDANLRSRMRSELKTIRERCGVTFLHVTGSESEALAMGDMVLVLDQGRIAQAATSDVIYNRPASAAVARFLNCYNLFAGDVVDDHFVSQTGRFPLNASLRKAPQPGYAIRHDRVAIRPFDAAISTEEIRIDGDFIASEYSGAAINSFFALGDGRVFEVESHLSHSRPPAFVEKSRYALVWKKEDALVFG; encoded by the coding sequence GTGTCGACCGTTCTTCAACTCAAGCAAGTCGCCAAGTCCTATGGCGGTGTACCTGCGCTGGCCTCGGTGGATTTTGCCCTGCCAGGCGACGCCTATATCTCGCTGCTTGGCCCCAGCGGTTCCGGCAAGACGACGCTGCTGCGCGTCATCGCCGGTTTCGAGGAGCCCGATTCCGGTTCGATCCTGTTTCATGGCGAACGTCTCGATGGGGTCGAGCCGCATGCGCGCGGCATCGGCTTCGTCTTCCAGAACTTTGCTCTTTTTCCCCATCTCTCGGTCACCGATAACGTCGCCTTCGGGCTGCGCAACAGGAAGATTGATCCGGTCACGGATGTCAGCGTCGTCAATGCAAGGGTCCGCGACATGCTGGCCCTCGTCGGGCTCAAGGGCTTGGAGGATCGCGCCGTCACGCAGATATCGGGCGGCCAGCGCCAGCGCGTCGCCCTGGCGCGCACCCTGGTGACGGAGCCGAAGATGGTGCTTCTGGACGAGCCGCTCGGGGCGCTCGACGCCAATTTGCGCAGTCGCATGCGAAGCGAGCTGAAGACGATCCGTGAACGCTGCGGCGTCACCTTTCTGCATGTGACGGGCAGCGAGTCCGAAGCACTGGCGATGGGCGACATGGTTCTGGTGCTCGATCAGGGCCGCATTGCGCAGGCGGCGACCTCGGATGTGATCTACAATCGTCCGGCCTCGGCGGCCGTGGCGCGCTTTCTCAACTGCTATAACCTGTTTGCCGGCGATGTTGTCGACGATCACTTCGTCAGCCAGACCGGACGTTTCCCGCTGAACGCTTCGCTGAGGAAAGCGCCGCAGCCGGGCTATGCCATTCGCCATGATCGCGTCGCCATCCGCCCCTTCGATGCGGCGATTTCCACCGAAGAAATCCGCATCGACGGTGATTTCATCGCCAGCGAATATTCCGGCGCGGCCATCAACTCTTTCTTTGCGCTCGGTGACGGGCGCGTCTTCGAAGTGGAGTCGCATCTCAGTCATTCGCGCCCGCCCGCCTTTGTCGAAAAGAGCCGTTACGCGCTGGTCTGGAAGAAGGAGGACGCTCTTGTCTTCGGCTGA
- a CDS encoding ABC transporter permease: MTMVVTSEDAVQETTITRRPSRKALWLLAPGVLWMLLFLVLPLLMMVYVSFWTQTTFKIEPTLTLQSWITFLTSPTYLGALWTTVRIWLLVLLSTLVVGYPAALFVGLLVKNKTLQTVLLVLCVIPFWTSFLIRVLAWRPMLGTEGAINMILMNLGIIHQPIEVLLFSELSVIIGMTQIYCVFMVGPIAFMLGRIDASVIEAAQDLGAGFWRIFRTIILPLSLPGVVVGAIFVSVMVLGEFATSAALSGRKVNLLGNIIVTQVGSLKWAFAAVAGVVLTIIMGAVVAVLLKIVDLRKEL, from the coding sequence ATGACCATGGTCGTAACGAGCGAGGATGCCGTGCAGGAGACGACGATCACGCGCCGTCCATCGAGAAAGGCCCTGTGGTTGCTGGCGCCGGGCGTGCTCTGGATGCTGCTCTTCCTGGTGCTGCCGCTTTTGATGATGGTCTATGTCTCCTTCTGGACCCAGACGACCTTCAAGATCGAGCCGACGCTCACCCTGCAAAGCTGGATCACTTTTCTCACGAGCCCGACCTACCTAGGCGCGCTCTGGACCACCGTCCGCATCTGGCTTCTCGTCCTCTTGTCGACGCTCGTCGTCGGCTATCCGGCAGCGCTCTTCGTCGGCCTTCTCGTCAAGAACAAGACGTTGCAGACAGTTCTTCTCGTCCTCTGCGTGATCCCCTTCTGGACGTCGTTCCTGATCCGCGTTCTCGCCTGGCGCCCGATGCTCGGCACGGAGGGCGCGATCAACATGATCCTGATGAACCTCGGCATCATCCATCAGCCCATCGAGGTGCTGCTGTTTTCCGAGCTGTCGGTGATCATCGGCATGACGCAGATCTATTGCGTCTTCATGGTCGGTCCGATCGCCTTCATGCTCGGCCGCATCGACGCCTCCGTCATCGAGGCCGCCCAGGATCTCGGCGCCGGCTTCTGGCGCATCTTCCGCACGATCATCCTGCCACTCTCCCTGCCGGGCGTGGTCGTCGGCGCGATTTTCGTATCGGTCATGGTGCTGGGAGAGTTCGCCACCTCGGCGGCGCTGTCCGGCCGCAAGGTCAACCTTTTGGGCAACATCATCGTCACCCAGGTCGGCTCGTTGAAATGGGCCTTTGCGGCGGTGGCCGGCGTCGTGCTGACGATCATCATGGGGGCGGTTGTCGCCGTGCTTCTCAAGATCGTTGATCTGAGAAAGGAGCTCTGA
- a CDS encoding ABC transporter permease, which yields MNASGIKLGLGVYTTLFLVFLYGPLVVLAILSFQTGPEGGPQFPIIEWSTYWYRHLFGLTPPSRIAPLPIDQSLIRSLALAVMTMIVSTVLGVTSAQAFRRKFRGSGVVFYLIVLGMMVPGVLVGLGMALVANTFGIDRHWWSTAFVLHVVYTFPFAFLVMLAIFNRFDPSMEEASWSLGVTPARTFRKVTFPLIFPGVLSAMLFAFTLSYDEFSRTLFASGRELTLPLAIYGTFSVEVHPNVFAFGVLTTLFSFALLGTYATLMGLSVRRARRVRVQEDA from the coding sequence ATGAACGCAAGCGGCATCAAGCTCGGCCTCGGCGTCTACACCACCCTCTTTCTCGTTTTTCTCTACGGACCGCTGGTGGTTCTGGCGATCCTGTCGTTCCAGACCGGCCCCGAGGGCGGCCCGCAATTCCCGATCATCGAATGGTCGACCTATTGGTATCGGCATCTGTTCGGCCTGACGCCGCCCTCGCGCATCGCGCCGCTGCCGATCGATCAGTCGCTGATCCGCTCGCTTGCGCTTGCGGTGATGACCATGATCGTCTCCACCGTGCTCGGTGTGACCTCCGCCCAGGCCTTCCGGCGCAAATTCCGCGGCTCCGGCGTCGTCTTCTACCTGATCGTCCTCGGCATGATGGTGCCGGGCGTGTTGGTCGGGCTCGGCATGGCGCTGGTTGCCAATACATTCGGCATCGATCGGCATTGGTGGAGCACGGCATTCGTCCTTCATGTCGTCTATACCTTCCCCTTCGCCTTCCTGGTGATGCTGGCGATCTTCAACAGGTTCGATCCGAGCATGGAGGAAGCCTCCTGGTCGCTCGGCGTGACACCGGCACGGACCTTCCGCAAGGTCACCTTTCCGCTGATTTTTCCCGGCGTGCTCTCGGCCATGCTGTTTGCCTTCACGCTCTCCTATGATGAATTCTCGCGTACCTTGTTTGCGTCCGGCCGTGAATTGACGCTGCCGCTGGCGATCTACGGCACCTTCTCGGTCGAGGTTCATCCCAATGTCTTCGCCTTCGGCGTCCTGACGACCCTGTTTTCCTTTGCGCTACTTGGCACCTACGCCACCCTCATGGGGCTGTCGGTTCGCCGCGCCAGGCGCGTTCGCGTTCAGGAGGACGCATGA
- a CDS encoding SDR family NAD(P)-dependent oxidoreductase has translation MMTKKPSAIVTGAGSGIGRAIALRLAADGYGVLVNDLSRDRAQTVADEIGKAGGLAAAAAGDVSRSEDVVAIHAAAVAQHGEVDLLVNNAGIVHQASFENLALEDFDRMFAVHVRGTFLMTKAVLPSMLERGEGGIINVASQLGQIGGIELVHYSGAKAAIIGMTKALAREVSSRGVRVNAVAPGPINTPLVLGLSDEWRERKKRELPLGRFGEPEEVAATVAFLASPAASLFVGQTLGPNSGDVML, from the coding sequence ATGATGACGAAAAAACCTTCGGCGATCGTGACAGGCGCGGGTTCAGGCATTGGCCGTGCGATCGCGCTGAGGCTTGCGGCTGACGGCTACGGCGTGCTGGTGAACGATCTTTCGCGCGACCGCGCGCAGACTGTCGCAGACGAAATCGGCAAGGCGGGTGGCTTGGCTGCGGCCGCCGCCGGCGATGTTTCCCGATCTGAAGACGTGGTCGCCATCCATGCGGCTGCCGTGGCGCAACATGGCGAGGTCGATCTCCTCGTCAACAATGCGGGGATCGTGCATCAGGCATCCTTCGAAAACCTCGCGCTTGAGGATTTCGACCGAATGTTTGCCGTCCATGTGCGCGGCACGTTCTTGATGACCAAGGCGGTCCTGCCGTCGATGCTCGAACGCGGCGAGGGGGGCATCATCAATGTCGCCTCCCAGCTCGGTCAGATCGGCGGCATCGAGCTGGTTCACTATTCCGGCGCCAAGGCGGCGATTATCGGCATGACTAAGGCGCTCGCCCGCGAGGTTTCCAGTCGTGGGGTACGCGTCAACGCCGTCGCCCCCGGGCCGATCAATACGCCGCTGGTGCTTGGCCTTTCGGACGAGTGGCGCGAACGCAAGAAGCGCGAACTGCCGCTTGGCCGGTTCGGCGAGCCGGAGGAGGTGGCGGCGACAGTGGCCTTCCTCGCCTCCCCCGCCGCCAGCCTTTTCGTCGGCCAGACGCTCGGGCCGAACTCCGGCGATGTGATGCTCTGA
- a CDS encoding SDR family NAD(P)-dependent oxidoreductase, with protein MTTTEKRIVIVTGAGIGIGQATAKAFAALGDHVVVTDILKAEGEESVRDIVASGGSAEFRFYDVRSTEAANALVADLEARFGRIDVIVANAGIAHRTPLADLSDDKWDLTFDIDLKGIFRLVRAAATGMRRRRSGSIVALSSIMGVAYGWDEHVHYSAAKSGVVGLVRGLAVELAKDGVRVNGVAPGYIRTAQLLSEENSLGAEGAEKAPEFIPMGRIGAPEDIADVIAFLASNGARYMTGQVLVVDGGLLVGRY; from the coding sequence ATGACAACGACGGAAAAACGCATTGTGATCGTCACAGGTGCAGGCATCGGGATCGGCCAGGCGACGGCGAAGGCTTTCGCGGCTCTCGGGGATCATGTCGTCGTGACGGATATCTTGAAGGCGGAAGGCGAAGAGAGCGTCCGCGACATCGTCGCCTCCGGCGGATCGGCCGAATTCCGGTTCTACGACGTCCGCTCGACCGAGGCTGCCAATGCGCTGGTTGCGGATCTGGAGGCGCGGTTCGGCAGGATCGATGTCATCGTCGCGAATGCGGGCATCGCCCATCGCACGCCGCTTGCAGACCTCAGCGACGACAAGTGGGATCTGACATTCGATATCGATCTCAAGGGTATCTTCCGGCTGGTGCGCGCCGCCGCAACCGGCATGAGGCGCCGTAGATCGGGGAGCATCGTTGCGCTCTCCTCCATCATGGGTGTCGCCTACGGCTGGGATGAGCATGTGCATTATTCCGCCGCGAAATCGGGTGTCGTCGGGCTGGTGCGCGGGCTGGCGGTGGAACTCGCCAAGGATGGCGTGCGGGTCAACGGAGTCGCGCCTGGCTACATCCGCACTGCGCAACTGCTGTCCGAGGAAAATTCGCTGGGTGCGGAAGGTGCCGAGAAGGCTCCGGAATTCATCCCCATGGGTCGGATCGGTGCTCCCGAAGATATCGCCGATGTCATCGCGTTTCTCGCGTCGAACGGCGCGAGATACATGACCGGCCAGGTTCTGGTCGTGGATGGCGGCCTTCTCGTGGGCCGTTACTGA
- a CDS encoding ABC transporter substrate-binding protein, with product MSKMEMNRRSLLKQSAGVMALAAIGGGTSLLSSRSAFAQAANLAGEQLRTIGLSVTVQERILADFRKASGVGQTSGTAATFPDAQTKILSGSKDYDCWEIIAERLPSIVMTNNVEPVPAASLKNWANIRDTFTKPSDKWGAKQQIVGQIWADDAQTTLNMVPAVYNYDSIGYNPDILSAEEANSWAALFDPKWKGKSGLNTDPLIAFGQAIMAMNTLGLLSVKNPGNPSTAEIDEAAKFLVSKKKDGQFRALWGDFGELVNLMASGEMVVCDAWQPAVMAVKAQGKPCKYAVPKEGYRGWAIGPSMIAGTTNKEAVIAYADYWLSGEPGITVSEQGYYSPSTNIKNVMAPDKYAFWYEGKPWVGAAERGIKEGDLRDGGSLEERAKNVAYWHQWPDEYDHLVQKWDEFLNA from the coding sequence ATGTCCAAAATGGAAATGAATAGACGCTCTCTGTTGAAGCAGTCCGCCGGCGTGATGGCTCTTGCCGCCATCGGTGGCGGGACGTCCTTGCTCTCGTCGCGCAGCGCCTTCGCGCAGGCCGCCAATCTTGCCGGCGAGCAGCTGCGCACCATCGGCCTGTCGGTCACCGTACAAGAGCGCATTCTCGCCGATTTCCGCAAGGCAAGTGGTGTCGGCCAGACTTCCGGCACGGCGGCGACCTTCCCGGATGCGCAGACGAAGATCCTGTCGGGTTCCAAGGATTACGATTGCTGGGAGATCATCGCCGAGCGCCTGCCGTCGATCGTCATGACCAACAATGTAGAGCCGGTCCCGGCGGCGTCTCTGAAGAATTGGGCCAACATCCGTGACACTTTCACCAAGCCTTCCGACAAGTGGGGCGCCAAGCAGCAGATCGTCGGCCAGATCTGGGCCGACGACGCCCAGACGACGCTGAACATGGTTCCGGCGGTCTATAATTACGACTCGATCGGCTACAATCCCGATATCCTCAGCGCCGAGGAAGCCAATAGCTGGGCTGCACTCTTCGATCCGAAATGGAAGGGCAAGTCGGGTCTGAACACCGATCCGCTGATCGCGTTTGGCCAGGCCATCATGGCGATGAACACGCTCGGTCTGTTGAGCGTGAAGAACCCCGGCAATCCGAGCACGGCGGAAATCGACGAGGCTGCGAAGTTCCTCGTCTCCAAGAAGAAGGACGGCCAGTTCCGCGCTCTCTGGGGTGATTTCGGCGAGCTGGTCAACCTGATGGCCTCCGGCGAGATGGTTGTCTGCGACGCCTGGCAGCCTGCTGTCATGGCCGTCAAGGCGCAGGGCAAGCCTTGCAAATACGCCGTGCCGAAGGAAGGCTATCGCGGCTGGGCGATTGGCCCGTCGATGATCGCTGGCACGACCAACAAGGAGGCCGTGATCGCCTATGCCGATTATTGGCTGTCGGGCGAGCCGGGCATCACCGTCTCCGAGCAGGGCTATTACTCGCCGTCCACCAACATCAAGAACGTCATGGCGCCGGATAAATATGCCTTCTGGTATGAGGGCAAGCCGTGGGTTGGTGCGGCGGAGCGCGGCATCAAGGAAGGCGACCTGCGCGACGGCGGCTCGCTCGAGGAGCGCGCCAAGAACGTTGCCTACTGGCACCAGTGGCCGGACGAATACGACCACCTCGTCCAGAAGTGGGACGAGTTCCTGAACGCCTGA
- a CDS encoding ABC transporter ATP-binding protein, with the protein MIYDLELINAGKVYDNGTPAVADFNLTVTKGEFIAFLGPSGCGKTTTLRMIAGFETISSGDMMIKGERMNDVRPQNRPTSMIFQNYALFPHMTVRRNVGYGLEVKGVAKPERDARVDRILATLGLEDIAERKPDRLSGGQRQRIALARGLVVEPDVLLLDEPLGALDANLRKAIQNELKLLQKRLGVTFIFVTHAQSEALALSDRIVVMNQGRVEQISPPHQLYTRPNTPFVAQFIGRNTIFHGEVAGSEGDNTVVNTPLGLLSGRPNGAVADKGKVDIVIPSEAIEVHTSEGADRQRIASAFGGNVVGARIERFDVVGHISHLTASLPDGRSLALEAHVDKYRPGAFAVGAGVLLAWNPAEATVIPAY; encoded by the coding sequence ATGATTTACGACCTGGAACTCATCAACGCCGGCAAGGTCTACGACAACGGCACGCCGGCCGTCGCCGATTTCAATCTGACGGTCACCAAGGGCGAGTTCATCGCCTTCCTCGGCCCGTCCGGTTGCGGCAAGACAACGACTCTGCGCATGATCGCCGGCTTCGAGACGATTTCCTCCGGCGACATGATGATCAAAGGCGAGCGGATGAACGATGTCCGGCCGCAGAACCGCCCGACGTCGATGATCTTCCAGAATTATGCGCTCTTTCCGCATATGACAGTCCGTCGCAATGTCGGTTACGGCCTTGAGGTCAAAGGTGTCGCAAAACCCGAGCGCGATGCCCGCGTCGACCGGATTCTGGCAACGCTCGGGCTGGAGGATATTGCGGAGCGCAAACCGGACAGGCTTTCGGGCGGCCAGCGCCAACGCATCGCGCTTGCGCGCGGTCTTGTCGTCGAGCCTGATGTCTTGCTGCTGGACGAGCCGCTCGGAGCCCTCGACGCCAATCTGCGCAAGGCGATCCAGAACGAGCTGAAGCTCCTGCAAAAGAGGCTCGGTGTGACCTTTATCTTCGTCACCCATGCCCAATCCGAAGCGCTGGCGCTTTCCGACCGGATCGTGGTGATGAACCAGGGTCGGGTCGAGCAGATCAGCCCGCCGCATCAACTCTATACGCGGCCGAACACGCCATTTGTCGCGCAGTTCATCGGCCGCAACACGATCTTCCACGGCGAGGTGGCCGGCAGCGAAGGAGACAACACCGTCGTCAACACCCCGCTCGGCCTGTTGTCAGGCCGCCCGAATGGCGCGGTTGCCGACAAAGGAAAGGTCGATATCGTCATCCCGTCTGAGGCGATCGAAGTGCATACGAGCGAAGGTGCCGACCGCCAGCGCATTGCCAGCGCTTTCGGCGGCAATGTCGTCGGTGCCCGTATCGAGCGTTTCGATGTCGTCGGCCATATCTCGCACCTGACCGCCAGTCTTCCCGATGGGCGTTCGCTCGCGCTCGAGGCGCATGTCGACAAATACAGGCCCGGCGCCTTTGCGGTCGGTGCCGGCGTGTTGCTTGCCTGGAACCCGGCGGAAGCCACCGTCATTCCCGCTTACTAG
- a CDS encoding polysaccharide deacetylase family protein translates to MAKEILCSFGVDVDAVAGWLGSYGGEDSPDDISRGLFAGEVGSPRLVKLFERFGIKTTWFIPGHSIETFPEQMQAVADAGHEIGIHGYSHENPIAMTREQETEILDKCIELVTKLSGKRPTGYVAPWWEFSNVTNELLLERGIKYDHSLMHKDFTPYYVRVGDSWTKIDYSKKPSDWMVPLKRGQETDLIEIPASWYLDDLPPMMFIKKAPNSHGFVNPHDIEQMWRDQFDWVYREMDYAVFPITIHPDVAGRPQVLMMLERLYAHMIKHPGVKFVTMNEIADDFAARFPRKK, encoded by the coding sequence ATGGCGAAAGAGATTTTGTGCAGTTTTGGCGTTGACGTTGATGCCGTGGCCGGATGGCTTGGCTCGTATGGCGGCGAGGATTCGCCGGACGATATTTCTCGCGGTCTTTTTGCCGGCGAGGTCGGCAGCCCGCGGCTGGTCAAGCTGTTCGAGCGCTTCGGCATCAAGACGACCTGGTTCATTCCCGGCCATTCGATCGAGACCTTTCCCGAGCAAATGCAGGCCGTGGCGGATGCGGGCCATGAAATCGGTATTCATGGCTATAGCCACGAAAATCCGATCGCGATGACACGCGAGCAGGAGACCGAGATCCTCGACAAGTGCATCGAGCTTGTCACCAAGCTTTCCGGCAAGCGCCCGACGGGCTATGTCGCGCCCTGGTGGGAATTCTCCAACGTCACCAACGAGCTGCTGCTCGAGCGCGGCATTAAATACGACCACTCGCTGATGCATAAGGACTTCACCCCTTATTATGTGCGGGTCGGCGACAGCTGGACGAAGATCGACTATTCGAAGAAGCCGTCCGACTGGATGGTGCCGTTGAAGCGCGGACAGGAGACCGATCTGATCGAGATTCCGGCCTCCTGGTATCTCGATGACCTGCCGCCGATGATGTTCATCAAGAAGGCCCCGAACAGCCACGGCTTCGTCAATCCGCACGATATCGAGCAGATGTGGCGCGATCAGTTCGACTGGGTCTATCGCGAGATGGACTATGCCGTCTTCCCGATCACCATCCACCCCGACGTTGCCGGCCGTCCGCAGGTGCTGATGATGCTCGAGCGGCTCTATGCCCATATGATCAAGCATCCGGGCGTGAAGTTCGTTACCATGAATGAAATCGCCGACGACTTCGCCGCACGCTTCCCGCGCAAGAAGTAA